Genomic window (Sphingomonas sp. HF-S4):
TCATCGGCGAGGACTTTGCGGCTGAACTCGGTGTAGGCGGTGGCAAGCGCCTGGTTGATCCGCTTGACTTCCGCCTTGCCGGCTTCGTCGAGCAGCGCGCCCGAGGTGACGTAATCGCGATAGGTCCGCTCGAGCAGCCGCATCTGCTGCGCGTTGAGCCCGGCCTTGGCGCGGCCGTCATAGACTGCCTTCACCCGCGCGAACATCCTGGGATCGAGGCTCATCTCGGTAAAGAACGCCGAGAGCTTCGGGCTCCATTCCTTGGCGATCGCCTGGACCTGCGGGCTGGCGAGATTGCTCTGATAGACGCCCCACACCGCGAACAGTCGGTTCATCTCCTCGCCCGAGCGCTGGTCCGTCTCGATCGTATTAGCGAAGGTCGGCGCGGCGGGGTTGTCGCGGATCTTGGCCTGCTCGGCGCGGGCATTGGTCATCGCGCGTTCGAAGGCGGGCGCGAACATCGCCGGCGACACTTTGTCCCACTGCGGCACCCCTTCGTGCGGTCCGGGCCATGGGGCGAGCAGCGGCGCGGGATCGGGGGTGGCGGCAGGGGCGGGCGAAGTCTGGGTCTGGCTTTGCGGCATGGCGGATCCGGATACAGGCGTGGCGGCGGCGAGCGCGGTGGTCGCGATCAACGCGAGCCGGAGCGAATGGGTCATGAAAGCGGTTCCCCAAATGGGTCAGGATGCCAGCACGATAGGGGCGGGGGCCGGCAGGACGCAACCCATTGAGGCAATGGGTTGACTCTCGCGGGCATAGGAACAGAATAGGAACATTGTCGTTCCCGAGTCGTGAGTGTCCGCTGCCCGCCTATGGCCGATCCTGCCGTCCTTGCCCAGCTTCGCGCGCAATTGCGCGCGGTTGAGACCAAGGGATATCGCCGCCGCCCGGCGCTGCCCTTCGGGATCGAGGCGATCGATTCGCGGATCGCCGATGGCGGCCTGCGGCTCGATGCGCTGCATGAAGTCGCGGCGGGAACGTGCGACATGGCCGACGATTGCTCGGCGACCTTGTTCATGGCCGGGATCGCCGCGCGCGCCTGGGGCCCGGTGCTGTGGGTGGTGCAGCGGCGCGACCTGTTCGCGCCAGGCGTGGCGCAGGTCGGGCTCGATCATAAGCGGCTGATCTATGCCGAGGCGGCCGACGATGCCGAGCTGCTTGCGATCATGGAGGAAGGGCTGCGGCATCGCGGACTCGGTGCAGTGATCGGCGAGGCGAGGCGCGCCGACATGACCGCGACGCGGCGACTGCAGCTTGCGGCCGAGGGCGGACGGACGATCGCGCTGCTGATGAAGCGTGCGGCGCGCGAGGGCGCCGATCCGATCGGCATGCCGTCGGCGGCAGTGACGCGCTGGCGGGTGACGTCGGCGCCGTCGAGCCCGTTGCCGGTGGCCGGAGTCGGGCGCGCGCGCTGGCGGCTGGCGCTGGCGCGGCAAAAGGGCGGCGAGGGTTTCGAGATCGAAGTGGAGGCAAGCGATGCAACGGGTCGCTGCGCTCTTCCTTCCGCTGTGGCCGATCGAAAGGCTGTGGCGGGCGGAAGCGCGAACCGCCACGCCGCCTGAGCCGCGCGCGGCGGCTTCGCTTGATCCACTGCGTGAAGCGGTGGCGAAGGAACAGGAACATGCGTGCTCGGTCCCGCGCGGCGGCGGCTGGCGCCCCGGCGCGCGCTGGGCCCGCGAGGACGAACTCGGCAAGGTCGCATTGCCCCCGGTGACGCGCGCGCGGGCGCGGCACGAGGTCGGCCGCAAGGACGAAGCGGCGGCGAACCCGTTCCGGACGATGCCGGCAGATGATGGGGTGACCGCCAAATACCTCCCCGGAACGGGGAGGGGGACCGCGCCCGTAGGGCGTGGTGGAGGGGGCGTACCACGAGGGGTGCCTGATGAGGAGAGCCCCCTCCACCATGCTTCACATGGTCCCCCTCCCCGTTCCGGGGAGGAACTGCCCCCCCTCGTCACCAGCATCCGCAACGGCAGCCGTGTCGAGATCGCCGCTGCCTGCCCGCTGTCTCAGTCGCTCGGGCTGCGCTCCGGCATGGCGGTGACCCAGGCGCGCGCGCAAGTGCCCGGGCTCGACATCCGCCCCGCCGATCCGGCGGGGGACCAGGCACATCTCGCCAACCTCGCGCTTGCGCTGGCGCGGCGCTGGTCGCCGAGCGTGGCGATTGAAGGCGACGACACCTTGTTCCTCGACTTGACCGGCGTCGCGCACCTCCACGGCGGCGAGGCGGCGATGGCGGCGCGGTTGCGGCGCATACTCGCACGGCTCGGCTACACCGCGCGCATCGCGATCGCCGACACACCGGGTGCCGCCTGGGCACTCGCGCATTATGCCCCGACGCTGTGCCCTCCCGAGGGCCAGGTTGAAAAGCTCGCTCCGCTCCCGATCGAGGCATTGCGCATCGATGTCGCCGCGGTGGAGCTTCTCCACCGGCTCGGCGTGCGGACAATCGGCCAGCTCGCCGTGATGCCGCGCGCGCCGCTGGTCCGCCGTTTCGGTGCCGGGCTCGCCACGCGGCTGGAGCAGGCGCTCGGCCGGCTGCCCGAGCCGTTCTATCCCGTGGTCCCGCCTGAGCCGATCGCGGTCGTCCAGCGCTTCGCCGAGCCGATCGCCACGGCAGAGGCGATCGAGCATTGGCTGGGCACGCTGGTCCCCCGCCTTGCCGCCGCGCTCGAGGCCGAGGGGCTGGGCGTCCAGGCATTGGAATGCATCGCCGCGCGCGTCGACGGCGTTTCCCAGCGCATCCGCATCGGGCTCGCCCGGCCCAATCGCGATCCCGTGCACCTGCTCCGCCTGCTCAAGCGCCGGATCGAGGATGTCGAGCCCGGATACGGCATCGACGCCATTGCCCTCCACGTCCGCCGCGCCGGCCCGCTCGGTCCCGAGCCG
Coding sequences:
- a CDS encoding ImuA family protein; translation: MADPAVLAQLRAQLRAVETKGYRRRPALPFGIEAIDSRIADGGLRLDALHEVAAGTCDMADDCSATLFMAGIAARAWGPVLWVVQRRDLFAPGVAQVGLDHKRLIYAEAADDAELLAIMEEGLRHRGLGAVIGEARRADMTATRRLQLAAEGGRTIALLMKRAAREGADPIGMPSAAVTRWRVTSAPSSPLPVAGVGRARWRLALARQKGGEGFEIEVEASDATGRCALPSAVADRKAVAGGSANRHAA
- a CDS encoding DUF6504 family protein, translating into MAKEQEHACSVPRGGGWRPGARWAREDELGKVALPPVTRARARHEVGRKDEAAANPFRTMPADDGVTAKYLPGTGRGTAPVGRGGGGVPRGVPDEESPLHHASHGPPPRSGEELPPLVTSIRNGSRVEIAAACPLSQSLGLRSGMAVTQARAQVPGLDIRPADPAGDQAHLANLALALARRWSPSVAIEGDDTLFLDLTGVAHLHGGEAAMAARLRRILARLGYTARIAIADTPGAAWALAHYAPTLCPPEGQVEKLAPLPIEALRIDVAAVELLHRLGVRTIGQLAVMPRAPLVRRFGAGLATRLEQALGRLPEPFYPVVPPEPIAVVQRFAEPIATAEAIEHWLGTLVPRLAAALEAEGLGVQALECIAARVDGVSQRIRIGLARPNRDPVHLLRLLKRRIEDVEPGYGIDAIALHVRRAGPLGPEPLVERLDEEAAPDIATLVDTLATRIGQRRMWRMRPVESDVPERAATRMAVLDPPARGGARPRIDAVGQLDRSPALHPWHPEWPKPARLLRRPERLDHVLAELPDHAPRRFTWRGRPHRVVRADGPERVHGEWWKRAAEAAHVRDYFRVEDEEGRRYWLFRRGDGEQPATGDLSWYLHGVFG